The genomic segment GGTTGGATAGGGCCGGGTTGGCCCGGTCCACTTGACAGCCATACTACAAATACGTCTTTTTATCCATGATCATTTTACAAACAAGTgtgaactttttaaaaaaattaattgcaaggataatataggaaaaaatctaattattgttttcttgatttagTAAGGTGACCAAATAATATGAGACAACTATTTTTAGTAAGATGATCAATTAATAtgggacaattttttttatttaccatATTGACATCTTTTCATAGTTATGATTAAGGGTAAGATGGAAAAAAAAGTAATCATACCTTGATTTTGTAAAATGCCAAGTATTAAggaatatctatttttagttaGAACGACAACTAATTAGGAACGAAGGGAATACCTCcctcaattaaatttaattatatatattaaaaacagaattaggatttaaattttatgaatgcaatttttaagattttaatattGAGTTCATAATGTTTAAAAGTTATGGTCCCTATCTAACCATATTTACCATATGTAttgtaattttaataatatttttttttatataaatttgtgCTCGAACCTAACATCCAAACATTGCATGCGTCCTGATTATATTCCTCTTCGTGTGTGCCATGGGCGTGATGTGTATTTGGGAGAAGAtttctctttctcttattttcttaaaaatttaaaaatgggtTCCATTGTGTGACTAATTTTTTTTAGAACATGATGTTTAGTATATCTGGTATCTCACCCAAAGAAATGAGAAgaaattatttagttttttttcgtagtctttaaaatttgaatcttaatttctaaaatttgcATCCACACTTCATCGACCATACTTTATCaatcattaaattattaatttttacttttagaaaattttattttttctatgtaataatCAATCCTAtaacaataatattttctttgttttatattagTTGAGCATTTTTCATATTGCAAGTTACTTAAAAAGTCATAATAAAATGATCAATTTCACTATTATACTCTTTATTCATATTAATAGGCATAAAAGTagttataaaaattattgatagggcatataaatagatattattgagacttcaaaaattatattaattatataaattaaaataaaaaaataattaattttattttaattcaataaatatcaATTAGTTTGAGACATATGATGAAATATGGAAAGTGGGAGTACACATCTTCGTCAGCCGCCTCAATGTCAAACAAACATGTCCCTAAAATTAAAAATTCCCATTGAAATCATTGTCATTCTTAAATCCCCACTTGCATTAAGCTATACATACCCCCTCACTCTGTATCAATTCACATGCAGTTCTTTTGTCAGTCTCAGAAAAAAGAATGTCTTATCTTTTTATagtaaaaataatttagttttaatttttaatttttaataaaataatttataccaCATAAATATCTAACATTTATTTTAATCTAAATGTCGTGTTTAATCAAAATGATGTCATATACTTGTTCACACTTTATCTTGGCCTTTCCAATTTGAACCGACTAGGatgtttcttttttcctttaaccaATTAGCTGTTTGACTACTGATTCTCAATCTTAAAAAATGAACTGTAGATATAAAACAAATCCATCACTTCTTTTCCATCATCCACTTTTAACATTTATGACACCAAATTCCGTATCCATATCTTGTAGccatgaaaaatttgaaactttgcTATCCTTTTCCCTTTCTAGTTTTCTCATTTCTTGTATTGTCCTTCCCTTTGATAACAGCATCAAGAATTCTGTCTAGAGGGGATTCTTTTTCTGTTAAAGATGAATCACATTTCATCACTTCTCCGCGAAACACATTCACTTGTGGCTTTTATCCTATAGGCAGTACTACTAATGCGTATTACTTTGGCATATGGTACACAAACTCGAGGGACAAAACTGTTGTTTGGAATGCGAAACAAGATAGGCCGGTTAATCTCAAAGGTTCAAAGTTGACACTCAGAAAAAATGGAGCATTTGTTTTAACAGATGTTGATGACACAATTGTTTGGCAAACAAACACAACATCATTCGATATAGAAAGCGCTGAGGTTCTTGAAACAGGCAACTTAGTTTTGAAGAATCCACAAGGTGATATTATGTGGCAGAGTTTTGATTTGCCTACTGATACTTTACTGCCTTACCAATTTTTCACCAAGAATCATAGGTTGGTACCTCCTTTGAGGAAAGGGAGTTTATCACCTGGATATTTTAGTTTGTACTTTGATAGTGATAATGTTTTGAGGATGATCTATGATGGTCCTCAAGTTTCAAGTATATATTGGCCTAATCGCGATAGGGATGTATACGCGAATGGTAGAACTAGCCAAAATAGTAGTAGATTTGCCTATTTTGATGGAATGGGTAGATTTTTCTCAAGTGATAGGCTGGAATTCAATGTTTCTGATATGGGGTTTGGGATATTAAGAAGGATGACTATGGACATTGATGGGAATTTGAGAATCTATAGTTTGGATAACACGACGGGGTTGTGGAAGATTTCTTGGCAAGCTATTGGACAAGCTTGTATTGTGCATGGAATATGTGGAAGATTTTCGATATGTACTTATGTGACTGAACCTAAATGTACATGTCCTCCTGGATATAAGACGTTGAATGAAAGTGATTGGAGTAGAGGTTGTAGGCcaatatttagttcaaaaattttGGAGTCCAGACAACAGGTCAAGTTTGTGGAGGTTCCCAATGTTGATTACTGGGGTTTTGATCTGAATGCCACCACTCCGTTGTCAATGGAGTCTTGCAGGGAATTGTGCTTGGGTGATCCAAGTTGTCGTGCATTTGTCTATAGGCGAACTGGTGAGGGATCATGCTATACTAAAGGCATCCTTTTCAATGGATATCGGTCTCCTGGTTTTCCTGGAAGTGTATTCTTGAAACTCCCTATGAATCTGAGTGCATCAGAATCAGGTCATTTGATTCTTGAAGGCACTGATGCAAAATGTGGATTGAGTCCAGAAAACGTTCTTTTTGGTTCTCCTTCTATGTATGTATTCGATTTTAAGAAGGTGAAGTGGATTTatctttacttattttgttccaCCCTTGGTGGAATAGAGATTCTATTCTTCGTGTTAGGCTGGTGGGTGTTATTTAGCAAACACGGGATTCCTGCTTCCATTGAGGA from the Capsicum annuum cultivar UCD-10X-F1 chromosome 9, UCD10Xv1.1, whole genome shotgun sequence genome contains:
- the LOC107842846 gene encoding putative receptor protein kinase ZmPK1, which translates into the protein MKNLKLCYPFPFLVFSFLVLSFPLITASRILSRGDSFSVKDESHFITSPRNTFTCGFYPIGSTTNAYYFGIWYTNSRDKTVVWNAKQDRPVNLKGSKLTLRKNGAFVLTDVDDTIVWQTNTTSFDIESAEVLETGNLVLKNPQGDIMWQSFDLPTDTLLPYQFFTKNHRLVPPLRKGSLSPGYFSLYFDSDNVLRMIYDGPQVSSIYWPNRDRDVYANGRTSQNSSRFAYFDGMGRFFSSDRLEFNVSDMGFGILRRMTMDIDGNLRIYSLDNTTGLWKISWQAIGQACIVHGICGRFSICTYVTEPKCTCPPGYKTLNESDWSRGCRPIFSSKILESRQQVKFVEVPNVDYWGFDLNATTPLSMESCRELCLGDPSCRAFVYRRTGEGSCYTKGILFNGYRSPGFPGSVFLKLPMNLSASESGHLILEGTDAKCGLSPENVLFGSPSMYVFDFKKVKWIYLYLFCSTLGGIEILFFVLGWWVLFSKHGIPASIEEGYKMVSSTQFRRFTYTELKKATKHFKVELGRGGSGAVYKGVLGDGRAVAVKKLANEFQEEFWAEMTTIGRINHMNLVRMWGFCSEGRHQLLVYEYIENSSLDRHLSGADTLGWKQRFAVALGTAKGLAYLHHECLEWVIHCDVKPENILLDSELEPKIADFGLAKLSQREGPGSDFTKIRGTKGYMAPEWALNQPITAKVDVYAFGIVILEMIKGSRLSSWVVDDGECDHEQDSQLGKFVRMVKRKIQSGEDHSWAEKIVDPRLEGKFSRNQAVTLIEIGLSCVEQDRNKRPTMASVVQTLLDCEDETTVLA